The genomic region atgacttgtcgtaaatacatggtctgatttaaagtgtattctcccatgcctttgtcttgaaatttgcctttaagttcaccttgttttgatgtcaaaggtttcaatgactcggggtcaatgtatgccgaagaaggaacaacttcacgattactgggaatgatggtctcagtatgtgatctcaggttattgcaatatatgaacggattaggatcaccgttaactgttacctcgacgccattatgaggaaacttaatgcattgatggtatgtcgacgggactgccctcatttcatgaatccaaggacgtcctagcaatatgttgtatgtgagatccagatctaggacttgacaaaccacatcctttgtaactggcccaattcttagaggtaaggtgaccgtgcccttggatgagcgctcttcatcgtcatatgccttgatggtgatttgattttttgaattcatagctttatcagaatatcccaattgtttaatggtgctcaatgtacaaatgtttagacctgctcctccatctatcaggactcgctttattcgatgtttgtgtatgaaggcttcaacatgtaaaggtgcattatgtggctgacatacggaggcgtcatcggcttttgtgaatgtaagggaatgtggaatggaaaggtatcccaccatggcttgaaactggtccacgttcagatcagtaggaacaacagtatctctcaagattttgtcaagaatagctttatgagcgggggatatacgtaagagctcaaggatggagatgagcgtgagtgtcttccctaactgttctacaaggtcatactcaggtttggttgatgaaaaagcagcatttttagtggaagcacctggcaaagtaatcttacctcgacgggttgtaacatgacattcagaggtatgttcggaagaagatccaacacctcttaggacaatcttgggtctctgaggaggattctcaggatttttgttcttaatagtaatagtagagatatgattgtccgtcgagatgtgattgatagttgagtcatagttgtaaggtactctagtatagttggcttgatcatctgtgactttggcttttcatttgtcatgctttgggaatggttccttaaacatctcatgttcttgattggatgagtgtccctcaatctcaatgtcacctctatcaatgagatcttgcacaatattcttcagtcgatgacaattacctatcttgtgacccttgctcttatgaaactcacaatactcatcatcattccaccaatttggtttgacctttggttcatatggaggaaaatctggaactgtgatcactttgtttgccacaagctttttgaatactgattcaagtggttctcccaatggggtgtacttccttcgtggtttagaagttgtttaagtattcacttgattgtttgtagaacttgatcccgaaaagatgaatttgggtcgcactgtgttggtatcaacaacaccatcattgactgtgttcttatttttattccaaaatcttggcttgtcttttcctttaaagtcatctttgttttccttgaatatcttaatgactccttgttcaattaagaccttttctgttgctaagcccttttcaataacatccttgaaggtggccaaacaagctttccttagatcatagccaatgtccttgttaacgttttgagtgaacatttctaccatttgtttctgtgggatttcgcaagagcatctgctagctagatttctccatctttgtaaaaatgacgcaaaagactctccctctctttgcttggtattgcacaaagtagtgattgatatgtctgtctctatattgtaggagaaatgttgaataaatgcctctgctaagtcaccccatgacttaataccaggtggtagttgagagaaccattccatagcttgatcgcctaagctttgtgggaataatctcatcaaatatgtttcttctgccgctacctcaatgcaagctgtgaaaaattgtcttatgtgtgccttggggtctccttttcctctatacttatcaaatttaggcgtcacaaagtgtgcaggaaatggaggcattggaatgctcttgtcaaatggataaggacatatgtctctcattgtgtatgttggttttggtgtatttatgtcctccattttcttttgtaaatctctgatttgttgctccaaattgctcttaggtggagatcgacttcttgaagcataccccatgtttgaggcacccattgtaggaggagcatattgcatgtatggatgatattgatcatacacatgttcatatggaggaggtctatattgatgcggcatatatggagcacttggtatagcttcatgttgaggaaccccatatctattttgcgcatgtataccatattctacaggcatgtcatgttctaatgtgttgcccccaaatttgacacggggtttccttgtgtccaaattttgagcatgcctttgaatgtccaattgttttgattgatccatagcttgagcatgtgattgagcatatctatctgcataaggcttccataatggtcttcgaagataagtatcatacgtttgagcttgtgtatgtgggacttctggtttttgaagcaaagctgatggtgattcaggtaccatatgtggtcctctatttccttcaCTATTAGGTCTcccttgatccatgttggagtgagtttgttgcgagggtcggttttccataagttgagacatgtcaaagtcatgaggtattttagctccactttgtgccatcatgtgtaagaagtattgtctatccctcttcattatctcttcaaccaatctattgaaatgaggattcattatggattcttctatatctgttgataatattgaaaagttgtccacattgtcattgtgtgtagcatttttgtttgtagtgtctgcgttttccacatttggaatgtgtctataaacatccatgtcaggcaatgtagtgtgctcaggattgaaaaataaatcattgtcattctcataagaactcatgtttgcggactcttgaacttctttagcttttctcctagatttttgaagacgggtttcaaccatgaactaggtgtttgaccaagatgtgagagactagatgaaaaatagaaagagtatggaagaccaagagttgtatggagtgtaaatgaatcttgaggtgtacttgcaaatgtccaaagtgtaagaccaagtatgtatgtagtagagtaggtgtgacttccaaagagatgattgtttctcttgatgaggtaagctgaccttgactctaagtaagaccaaatgagacccaaaggtaagaaaccttgatgagggaccacttagcaaagtgtagttgtatgtagtatgttgacaaagtatgatgaggacaagcaagtgaccttgtgACTCAAGTttggacaagtatgaatgtaaaatgagatgtaaagcaatgatggactgtatgagacccaaggacagattgaatgctagatgaaacctgaagaaacaacctaggaagctcaagtattccgaaactgatttcttttgtttgttggactgtaaaaaatttcaattctggacacagacgcctctgtatacttcacagacgcgattcccagacacaaacgtgtctctgttcgacacagacgctgctaaaaacacagacgctattctgcccttcacagacgcgcttagatgacccagacgcggttaaaacagacacagacgcgtttctgtaaactgcaatttttccaatctgtgaagttgttttgttgtgaccaaatccgactgtttgactgtttttcgtgacaagaggacacaatgttgatgaggattcaatgtttgcaagtgttttagactccaaaagtgtgttgtttgatgtaaagttgttttgtatacacttgaagacacaaaagacacaatgttttgttgtttggtcttgaatgtttgaatgtttaaaataagacaagcacaattcttatggctggccaagacaatagttgttgatcccacatagggttttacccccgaggctacgttattcagagcggatacttagatgcttgacctcactggctccaccctcggcactcacttctcgggtcaaccaagcatcagtccccatgaaaactccccatggcgaactttgtatctctactaagaaccgtatgtgtgtgggccgctaccagaggtccgacctcctgcctcaacaactagaaggatttgggcctctaaaacaaaatggtgctagtaagggcatccgctcgtgtggccatacatgcggcactttcagctctgtaaatacagaaggctcccagccggtaggggttacaccctacaaatgatcaaataaatttgatcaaatgggtttatggggagacatagtgtcggtatgaactaatcaacacacgttattcatagttttcaccatgaatacatttgattatagtggttcggatgaggtgggttttcttcgctaccacttgggtcgttctcttctcactagtagtcctaatgaccacacgggaagataggccctctaaagattaaacaaaaagagcctattgctcaagacacaaaagacaatgattcaattttagtgcaccaatggaagtgtttgctaatctatgaaaacaaggcacacaacaaaatttcaaaaccctagccaaggacctgcaacaaaatttgttagtagtttgggttgtctcaaatgatcaccccttcctgcaagcacacaagttagggaaattttaaaaacccaaaagactttgtgaaagaggggccttcaacaaaaacgtttttgcttccaaaacaagctgcacaaacttggttagctagatctacaagggttagtccaaaaataaatcagatctgaaaccctaggtgcgaaatccgaaaatcgaatcaaagaaagtttgaaattccgaaacagtaaaaacacagacgctgttataccagacacagacgcgtctttatgacacagacgcggttttgtgatgcacagacgcggccaaaacacacagacgcgatcagaagtaacgcagacgcgattatgtaacacagacgcccatgtctgagacctgcaaaacaaaatttgttgaaaacacagacgcgattcccgcctccacagacgctcctgaaactcagagacacgatccgaacactcgcagacgcggaaatacctaaaatgtcgtcgaaaaaaatgtccgatctgcaacttcaaaaacgcaaaatctgcaacaaaaaggttaaatgcaaagggacaagagtcccaccgggcgtgccaaaatgtttatggtgaaaatggatacaataataacaatattgaaaggctaaatgaattcaaccaccaaaccctagcctaacaatcaacaaagatccaccataacatatgaagattacctaagacaatgcaaatcacatgaaatcacaaagattataccatcacatgtccaatagggttttgatctccattctttctatctccattgatcttgcttgatatatttgctctcagattttatatgcacaagagctcaacaaagaacgtaatgtggttgcaagtaggatcgtagtgtagtcaattgcataaaagatcattagggtttgacaatgaaggaggcatctccttaaatagaagacacaatatgaaatggagggataagattgagaggtgtaaaaagagaggtcggctaagattagagggtaggtaaaagaaataccaaaataatgaaagggttaggtagtgtaggaattaagagatgaatgacatgtgtcatgtgtagaaaaagctaatgaattgattaaataaataaagatttatttaattaatagaagaagtagaataattaaataaataaaatatttatttaatttaagaaaaggataatttaaataaataaatgtatttatttaaatgagaaataaagctagaagaggataaatgaattaattaaataaataaagatttatttaattaataaaagaattaggcttagataattaaatatttatttaattagactggacaattttaggtgtctacacctatcaCCAAAGATCACACATTAATTAAAAGTTTAGTATGATATAAAATCTATTTTTAAACCTGCAACATACTTTTTTTTATGACAATCTATATTAAAGGTGCTTCTCTAGATCATCTATCAAGCTGCTTTTTATTGAGTGAGACATTTTCTTGAGCTTCATCATTGTCCTTCAAGCTAGTGTTTGTGCTTTTTTATAATACTGTACTTGCAAAACTGGAATGAATTAAATCTTGTTGATAAAGAAGCAATATGGTGCACTTAATTTATGTTGATATCTAcatgggtattcttttccatagTTTTTTGGAACCGAGTCAAATCAACTCAACACAAATTCCAATCTTCAATTAAAAATAACATGAAAATGCTTATTGTAGTCATATAGTTAAAAAAGAGAATAAAAAGGGGCAATCCAAACCCTTAAATCCATGCAAGGGAAATATAACAATCACTGCAATAGGGCAGAATGGGTCAGTACTTTAGTTTAATCTTCCCTTCTATTTGTCTCCTTATGGTAGGAGACCAATAAATTCCAATGGTCTTTTTACGTTCAATTGCAACAGTACATGTTATTTTAGAAACCCTACCTTTACTTGTCTTTTTCTGTTAAAGAGTTATGCCTGCTGCATAGGATTCTACTTTTCAGCTGGCCAAGCATGGCCTACCCAACATTCAAAGCAAATGAGGGGGACCACAAATGGaatgaaataaaaatatatcaTGTAGGATGTGCTTTTGGCAGTGTGTTAAATTATATATAGTTTTTAAATCAGATTTGTTGATTTATAAGTGGTGGTTTTAATTGTACAGtctttgagtcaaactcattgactccTCTGTCATTAATGGTCTCTTCTATCGTCAATGGTTCACAAGAATCAATATTTCATAATTGTGAATAGTTTACTTAGGGTTCAACAGTGATGCTCACATGGTGAAGAATCTCTATGTCAGATTGGTTATGTTCAGATGGATGAAGAATCTCTGTATCAGTATTAGGGGAGGTAACCTATCCCAATATCGCTTCAATTCAAATGCACTTCATCAAAGAATTGTCCCAAAGTTTAATCCACTTAATTTGACATTCTAACAAAATCTTCAACACTGTTATGTCTAAAATACTTTCTTTACTGACTTACCAACTTCTGCTCTCTAATTAATTGTAGACATAAGATGAGTCGTAAATAAGTATAGAATTTGCCTGGAGAGGCGGTGCAGTTGGCTGAGGGTGTCCAATCTAGGTCCATGACATCTCGAAGTCGACTCCCATCTCAAATCACTCAATGATGGTGGCTTAAGAACTATTGTTGGCATCCCCTCACCTCAAAAGAGTCGTGGGGACACCCTAGACTACcaaaacaaaatttgaaaaaaaaaaagaagaaagacccTATGAATCTTATAAAAACATGCTTTCCTTACCGGCTAATCAATCTCTGGTCTCTGGTTACATCCAAACATAGAAGGAATCATAAAATAGAGACTAGAGTTCTTTCATCAGAATCAATTGGATTAGTGGGCTTTTCATTGACCAATCCTATGAACCTTTCATTTTCCTACACTCGTTTCAAATCCAATGCCATGAAGATTGTAAAAAGGTGAAAATGAAAGACCTTGTTAAACACCCAGTCAGTGGAAACTGGTCTGAAAATAAAATTCAATGCAACTATAGTTAAACAAAACAACATTAGCCATGCCTATACAATTCTCAAATCATGATCTATATGATTTCAATAAGACAAACGAGAGGCCATGATTCAGTCCACTCAATATTGATCAGACTATATTTGAGCTGTAATTTGGAAACAGATGATTAAGCTGTCTTATCTTggcttggacttttctggaatgtTGATATCTTGTACTACTAAATCTGTGGCAGAGCGAAAATTCCTGAAACTCTTAGCAAAATTGTCCCACTAGTCGGAGTACTCACATACAAAAATCATATTTCTATCACACATCCAATAGTTGGCCACACGTTCAGAATCAAATTAGAAAGATTGAAAGTTAAATATGGTTTTAACTTTTAACTAATACACATCCATTGGATTCTTTAGTCCACTAATGCTTTCAAGCTATATATGTGTGTTTCATATCCTTTGCAAGCATTAGAGTCTATAATGGAACTATATGTGGGTTTCATAGGTATGAATAAAATCATTCAACATTGTCTCAACCAAATAAAATAATAGAAGACAAGAAATTGACTCCTCAACTTATTGAATAGGGCAAATATCCCAGTCTGGGGCAAACCAATGATGAAATTGATATACATTTTTGCCTCACTTAtcatctttatttatttacaaaatagTATTTCTGTATAGAGACAAAGAAATATTGActgtaaaaatattttttgtagcCTTGTATCTTTTTGGTATTCAGAAGCAGCAGTTACGAAGTACTAGACAGGGACCTAAACTGCCTGCAATTCAAGCCATATGTCCATAAATGCCCTTTTGATCAAATCATGGTGCTCGGGAGGATTCAAGCTGAAGTAGCAATATAACATCTCCTCTAGATCAGAATTGCTGATGTCTATATTGCTAGCCAAAATCATCTCCATCATAGAGTCCCTAAAGTCCTTGTAAGGATTGAATGAATGCTTAACTAAGGCTACACTTTCTTTCACAGATCTACTGAAAATCTCAGAGGGCAAGAATGCAGAAAGGCTGTCAGCAACTCTCCTGGTTTTCCTGTCATTCATTGAGGAGATCTTGGTTTCCTCTTCAACAGCAGATACAATTTTCTTGTCCTCAAATTTGACACCCTCATTTTCAAGGTCATGAGTATGACCATCCATTTCAGGCCCACGGTTGGTGTTATTACCCTCACTTTTCATGGATGCAGGTTCCTCTGTCCATGGTCCATTAAAATCCTTTTTATCATTCTCTCTGCAATGCTCTCTCTTTTCCTCACTATCAgacttgagatccttattatcaaCAAGGTAATTACCCTTCATTTCAAGCCCAGATGTGTTGTCACTACTTACACTTGTAATGGATCCATTAGAATCCTTTCTATCATCATCTCTCCAGAGTTCCTTTTCCCCTTTGCAAGAATCATCATACCTAAACCAATCTGGACCATATTCCTTGAGTTGTGATAGAACAAACAATGCATCTATGCTCTCTGACAATCTATGCTGGCTTCCATGTTCATCATCCCCTCCACTTCTCTGATAGGATTTGGCTCTTTCATTTGCACGTTTCAAGCTAAGTGATCTAGCCAACATCCATGAGGATGATTCCTCATTGTTTTTCAATTTATACCTTTTGCTGGAAACCCATGAAGGCCACACAGTATGATACAGGTTTAAGTGCATCTTACCCATTCTTGTGCCAAAAAAACTACAACACCTTAGTACAAATTCCTCTTATTCAACATGAGCTCCATTGATAGACGAGGCTTACACAGCAATCTTGCCCAGAAAATCTTCTAAGCCAAACATTTATGATGGTGCTTCAACATCCTCACTATTAAGGAAAAAATCTGCACGCATAAGTCAGTTACCCTTCTTTAGAATTGTCTCCAATGGTGACA from Cryptomeria japonica chromosome 3, Sugi_1.0, whole genome shotgun sequence harbors:
- the LOC131075794 gene encoding uncharacterized protein LOC131075794, whose protein sequence is MGKMHLNLYHTVWPSWVSSKRYKLKNNEESSSWMLARSLSLKRANERAKSYQRSGGDDEHGSQHRLSESIDALFVLSQLKEYGPDWFRYDDSCKGEKELWRDDDRKDSNGSITSVSSDNTSGLEMKGNYLVDNKDLKSDSEEKREHCRENDKKDFNGPWTEEPASMKSEGNNTNRGPEMDGHTHDLENEGVKFEDKKIVSAVEEETKISSMNDRKTRRVADSLSAFLPSEIFSRSVKESVALVKHSFNPYKDFRDSMMEMILASNIDISNSDLEEMLYCYFSLNPPEHHDLIKRAFMDIWLELQAV